One Actinosynnema pretiosum DNA segment encodes these proteins:
- a CDS encoding Crp/Fnr family transcriptional regulator yields MDETLARAGIFQGVEPAAAEALAQTLESVEFPRGHVIFAEGEPGDRLYIIQSGKVKIGRKSPDGRENLLGIFGPSDMFGELSIFDPGPRTSTATTVTEVRAVSMDRPALRQWISNRPEIAEQLLRALARRLRRTNSMLADLIFTDVPGRVAKALLQLAQRFGSQEAGLLRVTHDLTQEEIAQFVGASRETVNKALADFAHRGWLRLEGKSVLILDPERLARRAR; encoded by the coding sequence GTGGACGAGACCCTGGCCCGCGCGGGCATCTTCCAGGGGGTTGAACCGGCGGCAGCGGAGGCACTGGCGCAGACGCTGGAGTCCGTTGAATTCCCGCGCGGCCACGTGATCTTCGCGGAGGGCGAACCGGGCGACCGGCTTTACATCATCCAATCCGGAAAGGTGAAGATCGGGCGCAAGTCGCCGGACGGTCGGGAGAACCTGCTCGGGATCTTCGGACCGTCGGACATGTTCGGCGAGCTGTCGATCTTCGACCCCGGTCCGCGCACGTCCACCGCGACGACGGTGACCGAGGTGCGCGCGGTCAGCATGGACCGCCCGGCGCTGCGGCAGTGGATCTCGAACCGGCCGGAGATCGCGGAGCAGCTGCTCCGCGCGCTGGCGCGCAGGCTGCGCCGGACGAACTCCATGCTGGCCGACCTGATCTTCACGGACGTGCCCGGCCGCGTGGCGAAGGCGCTGCTCCAGCTCGCCCAGCGGTTCGGCAGCCAGGAGGCGGGGCTGCTGCGGGTGACGCACGACCTGACGCAGGAGGAGATCGCCCAGTTCGTGGGCGCCTCGCGCGAGACGGTCAACAAGGCCCTGGCGGACTTCGCCCACCGGGGTTGGCTGCGCCTGGAGGGCAAGAGCGTGCTGATCCTGGACCCGGAGCGGCTCGCGCGCCGAGCCCGGTAG
- a CDS encoding MBL fold metallo-hydrolase, translating to MSGRPAEGERFEHPAYGVLRPVTPEAAVLLADNPSVMTLDGTNTWVLRAPGEESCVVVDPGPSDEAHLARAAGFGPVAQVLLTHGHPDHAEGAREFGERVGAPVRALDPALRLGDEGLAHGDVVAAAGLEIRVVGTPGHTSDSLCFLVGGAVLTGDTILGRGTTIVAHPDGRLGDYLESLRVLADLPPGTTVLPGHGPELPDAAEAARRYLAHREQRLAQVVAALEALGPGATARQVVEVVYADVDRALWPAAEWSVRAQLEHLRR from the coding sequence GTGAGCGGGCGGCCCGCCGAGGGGGAGCGGTTCGAGCACCCCGCGTACGGGGTCCTGCGGCCGGTCACGCCGGAGGCGGCGGTCCTGCTGGCGGACAACCCGTCCGTGATGACCCTGGACGGCACGAACACGTGGGTGCTGCGCGCGCCGGGCGAGGAGTCCTGCGTCGTGGTCGACCCCGGCCCGAGCGACGAGGCGCACCTGGCGCGCGCGGCGGGCTTCGGCCCGGTGGCGCAGGTGCTGCTCACGCACGGCCACCCGGACCACGCGGAGGGCGCGCGCGAGTTCGGCGAGCGCGTCGGCGCCCCGGTGCGGGCGCTGGACCCGGCGCTGCGCCTGGGTGACGAGGGCCTGGCGCACGGCGACGTCGTGGCGGCGGCCGGCCTGGAGATCCGGGTGGTGGGCACGCCGGGCCACACCTCGGACTCGCTGTGCTTCCTGGTGGGCGGCGCCGTGCTGACCGGCGACACGATCCTCGGCCGGGGCACCACCATCGTGGCTCACCCGGACGGGCGGCTGGGGGACTACCTGGAGTCGCTGCGCGTGCTGGCGGACCTGCCGCCGGGCACCACCGTGCTCCCCGGCCACGGCCCCGAGCTGCCCGACGCGGCGGAGGCGGCCCGGCGCTACCTGGCGCACCGCGAGCAGCGCCTGGCCCAGGTGGTGGCGGCCCTGGAGGCACTGGGGCCGGGCGCGACGGCGCGGCAGGTGGTGGAGGTGGTGTACGCGGACGTGGACCGCGCCCTGTGGCCCGCGGCGGAGTGGTCGGTGCGCGCCCAGCTGGAGCACCTGCGCCGCTGA
- the dnaN gene encoding DNA polymerase III subunit beta — MDLTATTSELASAVADVARLLPGRVLDPVLAGVVLRAGPGGVELSGSDRERSLRLSRAATTHSEGAALVPAKPLAETLRALESPQVRLVVEGARLAVRTGAARFALPLLELGDHPGVPELPPVAGSAPAGAFASALAAVATAASRDDALPVFTGVRVHAAGDRLELITSDRYRLGFASVPWAGGELDALAPAVQLAEVAKQAARDERVELRADADRLALAWGGGSASTALLAAPFPDERARKLLAAEGECTVVLEADELAGAVRRAAPYSGANGAVQLAAEDGELRVRGSDPQAGESSESVKASVSGGLLTRSFQIRYLSDALRAFAGRRVELRVQSGLRSTVLTAEEDASGVRLTYLVVPLRTP; from the coding sequence ATGGACCTCACCGCCACCACCTCGGAACTCGCCTCCGCCGTCGCCGACGTCGCCCGCCTGCTGCCCGGTCGCGTGCTCGACCCCGTGCTGGCGGGCGTCGTGCTGCGGGCCGGGCCGGGCGGGGTGGAGCTGTCGGGCAGCGACCGGGAGCGGTCGCTGCGGCTGAGCCGGGCGGCCACCACGCACTCCGAGGGGGCCGCGCTGGTGCCCGCGAAGCCGCTGGCCGAGACGCTGCGGGCACTGGAGTCCCCGCAGGTGCGGCTGGTGGTGGAGGGGGCGCGGCTGGCCGTGCGCACGGGGGCGGCGAGGTTCGCGCTGCCGCTGCTGGAGCTGGGCGACCACCCAGGGGTCCCGGAGCTGCCGCCGGTCGCCGGTTCCGCGCCCGCCGGGGCGTTCGCCTCGGCGCTGGCGGCGGTGGCCACCGCGGCGTCCAGGGACGACGCGCTGCCGGTGTTCACGGGCGTGCGGGTGCACGCGGCCGGGGACCGGCTGGAGCTGATCACCTCGGACCGGTACCGGCTGGGGTTCGCGTCGGTGCCGTGGGCGGGCGGGGAGCTGGACGCGCTGGCCCCGGCGGTGCAGCTGGCCGAGGTGGCGAAGCAGGCCGCGCGGGACGAGCGGGTGGAGCTGCGCGCCGACGCGGACCGGCTGGCGCTGGCCTGGGGCGGGGGGAGCGCGAGCACGGCGCTGCTGGCCGCGCCGTTCCCGGACGAGCGGGCGCGGAAGCTGCTGGCCGCCGAGGGCGAGTGCACGGTGGTGCTGGAGGCGGACGAGCTGGCCGGGGCGGTGCGCCGGGCCGCGCCGTACTCGGGGGCGAACGGGGCCGTGCAGCTGGCGGCCGAGGACGGGGAGCTGCGGGTGCGGGGCAGCGACCCGCAGGCCGGGGAGTCGAGCGAGTCGGTGAAGGCGTCGGTGAGCGGCGGACTGCTGACCAGGAGCTTCCAGATCCGGTACCTGTCGGACGCGCTGCGGGCGTTCGCGGGGCGGCGGGTGGAGCTGCGGGTGCAGTCGGGGCTGCGGTCGACCGTGCTGACGGCCGAGGAGGACGCGAGCGGGGTGCGGTTGACGTACCTCGTGGTGCCGCTGCGGACGCCCTGA
- the nth gene encoding endonuclease III, which translates to MVGGARGGARPETRLGLVRRARRTVRVLGVGYPDAHCELDFTTPLELLVAVVLSAQCTDKRVNQVTPALFARYRSAEEYAAADRTELEELIRPTGFYRNKAAAISGLAAEIVERHDGEVPGDQAELVKLPGVGRKTANVVLGDAFGVPGITVDTHFGRLVRRWGWTTEEDPVKVEHAVGALVERKDWTLLSHRTIFHGRRVCHARTPACGACLLAPQCPSFGTGPTDPVRAAKLVKGDEAEHLIGLAERVRAGERLG; encoded by the coding sequence ATGGTGGGTGGCGCGCGGGGCGGAGCACGACCGGAAACCCGGTTGGGACTCGTCCGCAGGGCCCGCCGGACGGTGCGGGTCCTCGGCGTCGGCTACCCGGACGCGCACTGCGAGCTGGACTTCACCACCCCGCTGGAGCTGCTCGTCGCGGTCGTCCTGTCCGCCCAGTGCACCGACAAGCGCGTGAACCAGGTCACGCCGGCGCTGTTCGCGCGCTACCGCTCGGCCGAGGAGTACGCCGCCGCCGACCGGACCGAGCTGGAGGAGCTGATCCGGCCGACCGGCTTCTACCGCAACAAGGCCGCCGCGATCTCCGGGCTGGCCGCCGAGATCGTGGAGCGGCACGACGGCGAGGTGCCCGGCGACCAGGCCGAACTGGTGAAGCTGCCCGGCGTCGGCCGCAAGACCGCGAACGTGGTGCTCGGCGACGCGTTCGGCGTGCCGGGGATCACCGTCGACACGCACTTCGGGCGGCTGGTCCGCCGCTGGGGCTGGACCACCGAGGAGGACCCGGTCAAGGTCGAGCACGCCGTCGGCGCGCTGGTGGAGCGCAAGGACTGGACCCTGCTCTCCCACCGGACGATCTTCCACGGGCGCCGGGTGTGCCACGCCAGGACGCCCGCGTGCGGCGCCTGCCTGCTCGCGCCCCAGTGCCCGTCCTTCGGGACGGGGCCCACCGATCCCGTCCGCGCCGCCAAGCTGGTGAAGGGCGACGAGGCGGAGCACCTGATCGGGTTGGCCGAGCGGGTGCGGGCGGGGGAGCGGCTCGGGTGA
- a CDS encoding MFS transporter: protein MSHSARLSDYRAALTTPAMRGPVVAGLFARLPIAMIGFALLLYVQRASGSYGTAGLVSASALIGVALGAIAQGRLMDRFGPSRPLLGVTALFALAATGAVAAVESGATVVVLAPLAFAVGFTEPMAGSASRALWTSIVPAGPLRDAGIAYEAISMEVFFILGPGLAGVLVTAAWPGTGFVVGAAMMVVGALWFACTPTVRGRRPEPVQGGGLLGALASPGMRTVALAALGFGLSIGFIEVAVPAAADAAGHKGVGGLLLSLWSVSSVLFGVLYSLRPLPRPMHLRLPVLLGGFSLLAALLAIPTTLVGLAVALFVVGSLITPQSTAHSAAIEQVAPEGTAAEAFGWVVTAVTLGLAAGQGLAGQIVEARGTSTAFLAAAASGLAVALVVWLLRGTVAAGAPGVPAGAAVPQEEDAGLVGR from the coding sequence ATGTCCCACTCCGCCCGGCTCTCCGACTACCGCGCCGCCCTCACCACGCCCGCGATGCGCGGCCCCGTCGTCGCGGGCCTGTTCGCCAGGCTGCCGATCGCGATGATCGGCTTCGCGCTGCTGCTCTACGTCCAGCGGGCCAGCGGCTCCTACGGCACGGCGGGGCTGGTGTCGGCCTCGGCGCTGATCGGCGTCGCGCTGGGCGCGATCGCGCAGGGCAGGCTGATGGACCGGTTCGGGCCGAGCAGGCCGCTGCTGGGCGTCACCGCGCTGTTCGCGCTGGCCGCGACCGGCGCGGTCGCGGCGGTGGAAAGCGGCGCGACCGTGGTCGTGCTGGCGCCGCTGGCGTTCGCGGTCGGGTTCACCGAGCCGATGGCCGGGTCGGCGTCGCGGGCGCTGTGGACGAGCATCGTGCCCGCCGGGCCGCTGCGCGACGCGGGCATCGCCTACGAGGCGATCAGCATGGAGGTCTTCTTCATCCTCGGGCCGGGGCTGGCGGGCGTGCTGGTCACGGCGGCGTGGCCGGGCACCGGGTTCGTGGTGGGCGCGGCGATGATGGTGGTCGGCGCGCTGTGGTTCGCCTGCACGCCGACCGTGCGCGGGCGGCGGCCGGAACCCGTCCAGGGCGGCGGGCTGCTCGGCGCGCTGGCCTCGCCGGGGATGCGGACCGTGGCGCTCGCGGCGCTCGGGTTCGGGCTGTCGATCGGGTTCATCGAGGTGGCGGTGCCCGCGGCGGCCGACGCGGCCGGGCACAAGGGGGTCGGCGGGCTGCTGCTGAGCCTGTGGTCGGTCAGCTCGGTGCTGTTCGGGGTGCTGTACTCGCTGCGCCCGCTGCCGCGCCCCATGCACCTGCGGCTGCCGGTGCTGCTGGGCGGGTTCTCGCTGCTCGCGGCGCTGCTGGCGATCCCGACGACGCTCGTCGGGCTCGCGGTGGCGCTGTTCGTGGTCGGCTCGCTGATCACCCCGCAGTCCACCGCGCACTCCGCGGCGATCGAGCAGGTCGCGCCCGAGGGCACGGCGGCCGAGGCGTTCGGGTGGGTGGTCACGGCGGTGACGCTGGGGCTGGCCGCCGGGCAGGGGCTCGCCGGGCAGATCGTGGAGGCTCGCGGGACGTCCACGGCGTTCCTGGCGGCTGCCGCGTCCGGGTTGGCGGTCGCGCTGGTGGTCTGGTTGCTGCGCGGGACGGTCGCGGCGGGCGCGCCCGGCGTTCCCGCGGGCGCCGCTGTCCCCCAGGAGGAGGACGCCGGGCTCGTCGGGCGCTGA